The Hemibagrus wyckioides isolate EC202008001 linkage group LG25, SWU_Hwy_1.0, whole genome shotgun sequence genome has a segment encoding these proteins:
- the vgll2a gene encoding transcription cofactor vestigial-like protein 2a isoform X2, translated as MSCLDVMYQVYAPPQPYFTPTYSPYHHHPHPHPHHQKLAFYSKMQEEPVSGGNSFSSHPAPTIKEEDCAPEKEQPPEAEYISSRCVLFTYFQGDISSVVDEHFSRALSQTSSYGPASASGNKPTRGAWKDGSFPMSQRSFPPSFWNSAYQPSVTASLSSALGASHTDLPFPADPYSSASLHSHLHQATPESWHPTHHHHHHHPYPLGGSISAQSSAYPRPTVHDVYGTHFDPRYSSLLVPSVRPHRLPPATVPAPGPSPCDISKSDPASSAWTGAFTGTGSDMGQSLSLNVDAEFHLKK; from the exons ATGAGCTGCTTGGATGTCATGTACCAAGTGTACGCGCCGCCTCAGCCTTACTTCACTCCAACTTACAGCCCgtaccatcatcatcctcatcctcatcctcaccacCAG AAATTGGCTTTCTATTCCAAAATGCAAGAAGAACCCGTAAGTGGAGGAAACTCGTTCTCCAGTCATCCTGCTCCCACTATAAAGGAGGAGGACTGTGCGCCGGAGAAGGAGCAGCCACCCGAGGCTGAATACATCAGCTCACGATGTGTCCTCTTCACCTACTTCCAGGGAGACATCAGCTCGGTGGTGGACGAACACTTCAGCCGCGCTCTGAGCCAAACCAGCAGCTACGGCCCTGCTTCAGCCAGCGGCAACAAACCCACACGAGGAGCCTGGAAAG ACGGATCATTCCCGATGAGCCAACGCAGTTTCCCTCCGTCCTTCTGGAACAGCGCGTACCAGCCGTCAGTCACAGCGTCTTTAAGCAGCGCTCTGGGTGCGTCCCACACCGACCTGCCGTTCCCTGCTGACCCGTACTCCAGCGCTTCGTTACACAGCCACCTCCACCAGGCGACGCCGGAATCCTGGCACCcgacacaccaccaccaccaccatcatccttaCCCGCTCGGAGGCTCCATCAGCGCTCAGAGCTCGGCTTATCCTCGGCCTACAGTGCACGACGTGTACGGGACGCACTTTGACCCGCGGTACAGCTCTCTCCTAGTGCCCTCGGTGCGACCACACAGACTCCCTCCGGCCACCGTGCCCGCTCCCGGACCCTCGCCGTGTGACATCAGCAAGAGCGATCCGGCCAGCTCGGCATGGACCGGAGCTTTCACCGGGACGGGATCCGATATGGGACAGAGCCTCAGCCTGAACGTGGACGCAG AATTTCACCTAAAGAAGTGA
- the vgll2a gene encoding transcription cofactor vestigial-like protein 2a isoform X1, producing the protein MSCLDVMYQVYAPPQPYFTPTYSPYHHHPHPHPHHQKLAFYSKMQEEPVSGGNSFSSHPAPTIKEEDCAPEKEQPPEAEYISSRCVLFTYFQGDISSVVDEHFSRALSQTSSYGPASASGNKPTRGAWKDGSFPMSQRSFPPSFWNSAYQPSVTASLSSALGASHTDLPFPADPYSSASLHSHLHQATPESWHPTHHHHHHHPYPLGGSISAQSSAYPRPTVHDVYGTHFDPRYSSLLVPSVRPHRLPPATVPAPGPSPCDISKSDPASSAWTGAFTGTGSDMGQSLSLNVDAGLQNQDKSKDLYWF; encoded by the exons ATGAGCTGCTTGGATGTCATGTACCAAGTGTACGCGCCGCCTCAGCCTTACTTCACTCCAACTTACAGCCCgtaccatcatcatcctcatcctcatcctcaccacCAG AAATTGGCTTTCTATTCCAAAATGCAAGAAGAACCCGTAAGTGGAGGAAACTCGTTCTCCAGTCATCCTGCTCCCACTATAAAGGAGGAGGACTGTGCGCCGGAGAAGGAGCAGCCACCCGAGGCTGAATACATCAGCTCACGATGTGTCCTCTTCACCTACTTCCAGGGAGACATCAGCTCGGTGGTGGACGAACACTTCAGCCGCGCTCTGAGCCAAACCAGCAGCTACGGCCCTGCTTCAGCCAGCGGCAACAAACCCACACGAGGAGCCTGGAAAG ACGGATCATTCCCGATGAGCCAACGCAGTTTCCCTCCGTCCTTCTGGAACAGCGCGTACCAGCCGTCAGTCACAGCGTCTTTAAGCAGCGCTCTGGGTGCGTCCCACACCGACCTGCCGTTCCCTGCTGACCCGTACTCCAGCGCTTCGTTACACAGCCACCTCCACCAGGCGACGCCGGAATCCTGGCACCcgacacaccaccaccaccaccatcatccttaCCCGCTCGGAGGCTCCATCAGCGCTCAGAGCTCGGCTTATCCTCGGCCTACAGTGCACGACGTGTACGGGACGCACTTTGACCCGCGGTACAGCTCTCTCCTAGTGCCCTCGGTGCGACCACACAGACTCCCTCCGGCCACCGTGCCCGCTCCCGGACCCTCGCCGTGTGACATCAGCAAGAGCGATCCGGCCAGCTCGGCATGGACCGGAGCTTTCACCGGGACGGGATCCGATATGGGACAGAGCCTCAGCCTGAACGTGGACGCAG gTCTGCAAAACCAGGATAAAAGCAAGGACTTGTATTGGTTTTAG